The following proteins are co-located in the Piscirickettsia litoralis genome:
- a CDS encoding DNA/RNA non-specific endonuclease, translating to MTKTYAKYKKEVYVYTGPVFQGKKIKTIGKGVKVPTAFFKIIYAPQQHQAITFLMPNKRVAKNKVSNYRTNIAHIEKLTGMKFLTALPQAERNKLISTTAKMWRVSCS from the coding sequence ATGACGAAAACGTACGCTAAATATAAAAAAGAAGTTTATGTGTATACGGGGCCAGTTTTTCAAGGGAAAAAGATCAAAACTATAGGTAAAGGTGTAAAAGTCCCTACTGCATTTTTCAAAATCATCTATGCACCGCAACAACATCAAGCAATCACCTTTTTAATGCCAAATAAGCGGGTCGCTAAAAATAAGGTTTCAAACTACCGAACTAATATTGCTCATATTGAGAAACTAACAGGAATGAAATTTTTGACTGCATTGCCGCAGGCAGAAAGGAATAAATTAATCAGCACGACTGCCAAAATGTGGCGTGTTAGTTGTTCTTAG
- a CDS encoding TetR/AcrR family transcriptional regulator gives MTTAKKSPKPHHRADRTRDKIIKAAKHLFARHGFAGTSTLKITERAKVPHSLLFHHFTNKQNLWLAVKAFVVEKENKKTDILPDTSLPLTEFISELTQRLFHFYQADPELTRMLNWQRMESHQQKGLGITLSTESRRWIDAFAYYQQQGQIDSTIKPEYIVTMIGGIIFSAAFDPNVFLQDSASMQAYLNFCSEHIALMLSVKNKESLGN, from the coding sequence ATGACAACAGCGAAAAAATCACCTAAACCTCACCACCGAGCAGATCGCACTCGTGATAAAATTATCAAAGCTGCTAAACACTTATTTGCGCGTCATGGCTTCGCTGGCACCTCTACATTAAAAATTACCGAACGCGCAAAAGTTCCTCACAGCTTGCTCTTTCACCACTTCACTAATAAGCAAAATCTATGGTTAGCCGTTAAAGCCTTCGTCGTCGAAAAAGAAAATAAAAAAACGGATATCCTTCCAGATACAAGCTTACCTTTGACTGAATTTATCTCAGAGCTGACACAGCGCTTATTTCACTTTTATCAAGCTGACCCTGAACTGACCCGCATGCTGAATTGGCAACGAATGGAATCTCATCAACAAAAAGGGCTCGGTATCACCCTATCTACAGAATCCAGGCGTTGGATTGATGCCTTTGCCTATTACCAACAACAAGGACAAATTGACTCAACAATCAAGCCTGAATATATCGTCACCATGATTGGCGGAATTATTTTCTCTGCAGCTTTCGACCCTAATGTCTTTTTGCAAGATAGCGCTTCCATGCAAGCCTATTTAAACTTTTGTAGCGAGCATATTGCCTTAATGCTCAGCGTTAAAAATAAAGAGAGTTTAGGAAACTAA
- a CDS encoding response regulator has translation MQILIIDDEERVLDSLKRLILLKYKNAKITEARCGKEAVDSIKNQTFDIVISDRYMGGLDGDAVLRYARKIQPKAKRIMYSGYTDDESIRSAIESGDIEYLLEKGCSKQSILDVLEEIFLLKESSS, from the coding sequence ATGCAAATATTAATTATTGATGACGAGGAGAGAGTTTTAGACTCATTGAAACGACTCATTTTATTAAAGTATAAAAATGCTAAAATCACTGAGGCTCGATGCGGAAAAGAAGCTGTTGATAGTATAAAAAATCAAACGTTCGATATTGTTATTTCTGATCGATATATGGGAGGGCTTGATGGTGACGCGGTTCTTCGATATGCCAGAAAAATACAGCCAAAAGCTAAACGAATCATGTACTCTGGTTATACTGATGACGAATCTATCCGCTCTGCTATTGAATCAGGTGATATCGAATATTTACTAGAGAAAGGGTGCAGTAAACAAAGTATTCTCGATGTGCTAGAAGAAATTTTCTTATTAAAAGAGAGTTCCTCCTAA
- a CDS encoding trimeric intracellular cation channel family protein: MLLHILYLIGISVEASSGALSAGRKHMDFFGVIMIAAITALGGGTVRDVLIGNYPLSWVGHPEYLIFTTAAAVITIYLVRFISRLSIVFLILDAIGLVTFAIIGTEKGLALSLPFSVCAIMGMCTGIFWGSDA, translated from the coding sequence ATGTTATTGCATATTTTATATCTAATCGGTATTTCTGTTGAGGCAAGCTCTGGAGCGTTATCAGCAGGTCGTAAGCACATGGATTTTTTTGGCGTGATTATGATCGCAGCAATTACTGCTTTAGGAGGAGGAACGGTTCGAGATGTTCTCATCGGTAATTATCCATTAAGTTGGGTGGGTCATCCTGAATATTTAATTTTTACAACAGCAGCGGCGGTCATTACGATTTATTTGGTCAGGTTTATCTCAAGACTGTCCATCGTATTTTTAATTTTAGATGCCATAGGTTTAGTGACCTTTGCAATTATTGGTACCGAAAAAGGTTTGGCTTTATCGTTACCTTTTTCAGTGTGTGCGATTATGGGCATGTGCACTGGAATTTTTTGGGGGAGTGATGCGTGA
- a CDS encoding trimeric intracellular cation channel family protein, translating to MRDILCNDVPLVFRKEIYAIVALIAAVLYMLLKHTSLPESASVIITLVSCFSLRLAAIFWHLELPKFNYESD from the coding sequence ATGCGTGACATCTTATGCAACGATGTGCCGCTTGTTTTTCGTAAGGAAATTTATGCGATTGTTGCACTGATTGCTGCGGTGCTTTATATGCTATTGAAACACACCTCACTACCTGAGAGTGCTTCGGTTATTATTACGCTTGTCAGTTGTTTTTCATTAAGACTTGCGGCAATATTTTGGCATTTAGAATTACCAAAATTTAATTATGAGTCTGATTAA
- a CDS encoding APC family permease — MKLRRLLFGAPLSIEKMADVRLSKKMALAIFSSDALSSVAYATEEILGALMIAGSAAFSFTLPIGLAICLLILIVGASYRQTITAYPSGGGAFTVAKENLGNGAGLLAAAALIIDYILTVAVSVSAGIRAITSAFPELMPHAVALSVLAIIIITWLNLRGLHETAGIFAAPTYIFVGLIYLLIIIGLFHLFNGFHHDHAHLDPIPAGGFEAGSIGIILILRAFSSGCSALTGIEAVSNGVQAFKEPCAKNANRTLTAMALILMTMFLGVTVLADSLHIYPNTTQSVLSQIAHTVFGQGLVGSSLYYALQVATALILLLAANTSFSGFPRLASVLAEYNYLPRQLRNIGDRLAYSNGIVMLAVIAILLVIAFQADTHSLIPLYSIGVFLAFSLSQAGVARYFIKRRLSGWLWKSGISIIGCITTSIAFVVIAESKFTSGAWVVFLIAPLLLYLFYKVHRHYKEVDVELSVDNIHDDDLLSYDDPLPKVVVPISKLHRGTMAALRFARTLSDDVTAVVIDTHDNGERLDKLKESWRELQIPEQLIVLDSPYRATISPLLRYIKRVDMREPERGCAVIVIPEAVPTRWWHHFLHNRKAMLLRAALMYNPITRCGSTRVFVGVPYRLTH; from the coding sequence ATGAAGCTGCGTCGTCTATTATTTGGTGCACCGCTTTCTATAGAAAAAATGGCTGATGTGCGCCTCAGTAAAAAAATGGCTCTCGCTATCTTTTCCTCTGATGCTCTATCATCTGTGGCCTATGCGACCGAGGAGATTCTAGGTGCACTGATGATTGCAGGCTCAGCGGCCTTTAGTTTTACCTTGCCGATTGGTTTAGCGATTTGCTTATTAATTTTGATTGTCGGGGCATCTTATCGGCAAACGATTACAGCTTATCCAAGTGGCGGAGGAGCGTTTACGGTTGCTAAAGAAAATCTAGGTAACGGTGCAGGGCTTCTTGCCGCGGCCGCTTTGATTATTGATTATATCCTAACGGTTGCTGTGAGTGTATCGGCGGGGATACGGGCGATTACTTCGGCCTTCCCAGAGTTAATGCCCCATGCGGTGGCCTTAAGCGTTTTAGCGATTATTATCATTACTTGGCTGAATTTACGGGGTTTGCATGAGACCGCGGGTATTTTTGCAGCCCCGACTTATATCTTTGTTGGTCTGATTTATTTGTTAATTATTATTGGGCTCTTTCATTTATTTAATGGCTTTCATCATGACCACGCACACTTAGATCCAATTCCAGCAGGCGGCTTTGAGGCTGGTTCTATCGGTATTATATTAATTTTGCGAGCATTTTCATCCGGTTGTTCTGCTTTGACGGGAATTGAAGCGGTATCTAACGGGGTGCAAGCCTTTAAGGAGCCTTGTGCGAAGAATGCAAATCGTACCTTAACGGCGATGGCGTTGATCTTAATGACTATGTTCCTAGGTGTTACGGTGCTTGCCGATAGTTTGCATATTTATCCAAATACTACGCAAAGTGTATTATCACAAATTGCCCATACGGTCTTTGGACAAGGGTTGGTTGGTTCTAGTCTGTATTATGCGTTGCAAGTGGCAACGGCTTTAATCTTATTGTTGGCTGCAAATACGTCTTTTTCCGGCTTTCCGCGTTTAGCGTCGGTGCTTGCTGAATATAATTATTTACCGCGTCAGTTACGCAATATTGGCGATCGTTTAGCGTATTCAAATGGTATTGTCATGCTGGCGGTGATTGCGATTTTGCTCGTTATTGCGTTTCAGGCCGATACCCATAGCTTGATTCCTTTGTATTCTATTGGGGTGTTTTTAGCCTTTAGCTTATCTCAAGCAGGGGTTGCACGTTACTTTATCAAGCGACGCTTAAGCGGGTGGCTATGGAAGAGTGGAATCAGCATTATTGGCTGTATTACAACGAGCATCGCTTTTGTTGTTATCGCTGAAAGCAAGTTTACTAGCGGTGCTTGGGTGGTCTTTTTAATCGCGCCTTTGTTATTGTATTTGTTCTATAAAGTCCATCGCCATTATAAAGAGGTCGATGTTGAGCTTTCTGTAGACAATATTCATGATGATGACTTACTGAGCTATGATGACCCCTTGCCGAAAGTGGTGGTTCCTATCTCCAAACTTCATCGTGGCACGATGGCCGCTTTGCGCTTTGCCAGAACCTTATCTGATGATGTGACTGCGGTTGTGATTGATACCCATGATAATGGTGAGAGGCTGGACAAGCTCAAGGAGAGTTGGCGGGAGCTGCAAATCCCTGAACAGCTTATCGTGTTAGACTCACCCTATCGTGCAACGATTAGCCCATTATTGCGTTATATCAAACGGGTGGACATGCGTGAGCCTGAGCGAGGGTGTGCCGTGATTGTGATTCCAGAAGCCGTGCCCACGCGCTGGTGGCACCACTTCTTACATAATCGTAAGGCGATGTTATTACGAGCAGCGTTAATGTATAACCCGATTACGCGCTGTGGCTCAACACGAGTGTTTGTAGGTGTGCCCTATCGTTTAACCCATTAA
- a CDS encoding Do family serine endopeptidase, whose translation MKKTLACALLSCSLVAPALSYAELPQELVTKNSIAPMLKSVMPAVVNISNLQHVDFSKIKLPPGVPKSKLPKNPILVPKSTGSGVIIDAKKGYILTNYHVIADAKKIRVTLKDGRQLTAKVIGDDKGTDIAVIEIKAKDLEQIKIPKKGYTPNVGDFVVAVGSPYGLSQTVTSGIISALDRNNLGIEGFENFIQTDAPINPGNSGGALVNLKGQLVGINTAILSPDPAATFTGIGFAIPWPMAKSISQQIIKYGEVKRGQLGVYAQNITPELSEAMGLKDNEGAIVTDVMPNSAAAIAGIKIGDIITEIDKKDIHSAADLRNSIGLIRVGDKATIQLLKDGKRKTVTAELISPKAREKVIADNDPYLVGMTLQQVENFSPKRGLIRGVKITELNTSSAAWNAGLRQGDIIRDVNGHEVNNLKQFINTIKKNDKEAITLNVARGQGALYVVLHS comes from the coding sequence ATGAAAAAGACACTTGCTTGCGCTCTACTGAGTTGTAGCCTAGTTGCGCCCGCATTAAGCTATGCAGAGTTACCACAAGAGCTCGTTACCAAAAACAGTATCGCCCCCATGCTAAAAAGCGTCATGCCTGCGGTTGTGAATATCTCAAATTTGCAACATGTTGATTTTTCTAAAATCAAACTGCCTCCAGGTGTACCAAAATCCAAACTTCCCAAAAACCCGATTCTTGTACCAAAATCCACCGGTTCAGGGGTAATCATCGATGCTAAGAAAGGCTATATTCTTACAAACTACCATGTCATTGCAGATGCGAAGAAAATCCGCGTTACCTTAAAAGATGGCCGCCAACTCACCGCAAAAGTCATCGGGGATGATAAAGGCACTGACATTGCCGTTATTGAAATCAAAGCCAAAGATCTTGAACAAATTAAAATTCCGAAAAAAGGCTATACACCTAACGTCGGTGATTTCGTCGTCGCAGTAGGTAGCCCCTACGGCCTCAGCCAAACGGTCACATCCGGTATTATCAGCGCACTTGATCGTAACAACTTGGGCATAGAAGGCTTTGAGAATTTCATTCAAACCGACGCCCCCATTAACCCGGGCAATTCAGGCGGCGCTCTTGTGAATCTCAAAGGTCAGCTGGTCGGGATTAATACCGCGATTTTATCACCTGACCCTGCTGCGACCTTCACCGGCATCGGCTTTGCAATTCCATGGCCGATGGCAAAAAGCATCTCTCAACAAATCATCAAATATGGTGAGGTCAAACGAGGGCAGCTTGGTGTCTATGCCCAAAACATTACCCCAGAGCTCAGCGAGGCGATGGGCCTTAAGGATAATGAAGGTGCGATTGTCACTGATGTGATGCCAAACTCAGCCGCAGCAATTGCCGGTATAAAAATCGGTGATATTATCACTGAAATCGATAAAAAAGATATTCACTCTGCTGCTGATTTGCGCAACTCTATTGGCCTTATCCGTGTCGGCGATAAAGCGACGATTCAGCTGTTAAAAGATGGCAAGAGAAAAACCGTCACCGCTGAGTTGATCAGCCCTAAAGCCCGTGAGAAAGTCATCGCTGACAATGATCCCTACCTGGTCGGTATGACTTTACAGCAGGTTGAAAATTTCAGTCCCAAACGTGGCCTCATCCGTGGTGTTAAAATCACTGAACTCAATACGAGTAGCGCTGCTTGGAATGCAGGCCTGCGTCAAGGTGATATCATCCGTGATGTTAACGGTCATGAAGTCAACAACCTCAAGCAATTTATTAACACAATTAAGAAAAATGATAAAGAAGCCATTACCTTAAATGTCGCTCGCGGCCAAGGTGCACTTTATGTTGTCTTGCATTCTTAA
- a CDS encoding ZapG family protein: MYFVAIGLITLIIGLAIGYWWGRRQAPQQPNQLALELQNKTEAYEIYQQTVEEHLNTAADLTNTLAHTQQELSEHIAQSLESLSQRGVLPPPYADGAVISKKPKKRKPLKSTEQPPRDYAT; the protein is encoded by the coding sequence ATGTACTTTGTTGCCATTGGCCTTATAACACTTATCATCGGTCTTGCCATTGGCTATTGGTGGGGACGACGCCAAGCGCCGCAGCAACCAAACCAACTTGCACTGGAACTACAAAATAAGACAGAAGCTTATGAAATCTATCAACAAACCGTTGAAGAACATTTAAATACCGCAGCTGATCTTACTAATACGCTGGCTCACACCCAACAAGAGCTAAGTGAGCACATTGCTCAAAGCCTAGAAAGCTTGAGTCAACGTGGCGTACTTCCGCCACCCTATGCCGATGGAGCTGTTATTTCAAAAAAGCCTAAAAAACGCAAACCACTCAAATCCACCGAGCAACCGCCAAGAGATTATGCGACCTAA
- a CDS encoding alpha/beta hydrolase gives MSFPECDGNLEISGPCGALELAVSVPAKINRKVTLVICHPHPLFQGTMHNKVVHTLARTFKQHGMCAVRFNFRGVGKSTGEYTHGIGETEDLAAVVDWVKAHQPDHEIWLAGFSFGGYVAYRGASRLGDVKQLLLVAPAVVNFDFDSEDQPDCPTFLIQGMVDEVVAADAVLAWAEKLTKPPEIERFEEAGHFFHGRLVDLRKVIEQHYALN, from the coding sequence GTGAGCTTTCCAGAGTGTGATGGAAATTTAGAAATATCAGGGCCTTGCGGGGCGCTTGAACTCGCAGTTTCGGTTCCAGCTAAGATCAATCGTAAGGTGACGCTGGTGATTTGTCACCCCCATCCATTGTTTCAAGGTACGATGCATAATAAGGTCGTTCATACCTTAGCACGTACATTTAAACAACATGGCATGTGCGCGGTACGTTTTAATTTTCGTGGCGTGGGTAAAAGTACGGGTGAGTATACTCATGGCATCGGTGAGACAGAGGATTTGGCAGCGGTTGTCGATTGGGTCAAAGCCCATCAACCCGATCATGAAATATGGTTAGCGGGCTTCTCTTTTGGTGGTTATGTCGCTTATCGAGGCGCAAGTCGTTTGGGGGATGTGAAACAGCTGTTATTAGTTGCTCCTGCGGTGGTGAATTTCGACTTTGATAGCGAAGATCAGCCTGATTGCCCCACTTTCCTGATTCAAGGAATGGTGGATGAGGTGGTTGCAGCTGATGCAGTGCTGGCTTGGGCAGAAAAACTCACTAAACCGCCTGAAATCGAGCGCTTTGAAGAAGCAGGTCATTTTTTCCATGGGCGTTTAGTGGATCTACGCAAAGTCATAGAACAACATTATGCTCTAAACTGA
- a CDS encoding SufE family protein has product MQIEELIENFDFIDDWEDRYRAIIELGQNLPAMPEALKTKTSLVPGCMSQVWMVSRMEGEHLHIFADSDAAIVKGLVAVLLMAYANKTPQEILLVDIKDIFAKLNLESHLSPNRRNGFYAMVARICAMAKELAA; this is encoded by the coding sequence ATGCAAATAGAAGAACTCATTGAAAATTTTGATTTCATCGATGACTGGGAAGACCGTTACCGCGCCATCATTGAACTTGGACAGAATTTGCCTGCCATGCCTGAAGCTCTCAAAACGAAAACAAGCTTAGTGCCGGGCTGTATGAGCCAGGTGTGGATGGTGAGTCGGATGGAAGGCGAGCATCTGCATATTTTTGCCGATAGTGATGCGGCAATTGTGAAAGGCTTGGTTGCTGTATTATTGATGGCTTATGCCAATAAAACACCTCAAGAAATATTGTTGGTTGATATAAAAGATATTTTTGCTAAATTAAACCTAGAAAGTCACCTAAGCCCTAATCGACGCAATGGTTTTTATGCCATGGTCGCCCGTATTTGTGCGATGGCTAAAGAGCTAGCCGCTTAG
- a CDS encoding multidrug effflux MFS transporter, producing the protein MSSNIAFAILLGITACLGQFASDVYAPAIPHIAELFGVSVNLAQFSMPMYMLGLCSSLLVFGTLSEAYGRRRPLLVGLMLMLLGSLVCALATNIELLLVGRVLQGIGAGSGAAMWRAMFRDRFDGADLAKYGAYLTILVTFVIPAAPMLGGFIMHLLGWRAVFAAIILYALTMWLAVYFLIDETSNNYHKDHLNIHYIIKSYGSIFKNSVFSGYSFCVFCCYGAYFSWFTVAPVLLIKHAHLSPAMFGWLCFWGGAVALFLGGLIGGKLVKRLGSVFMLRLGWSLMLISGLFLLMSYFILGLTVSSSVIAMALFYFGSSFIWPNTFAGAMQPFAKMAGFAGSLYAFLQMAGAVVVGAAASWLASDTPVALGLVFVFSALLAWTVFEVVIKPQLAAGEAE; encoded by the coding sequence ATGAGTTCAAATATTGCGTTTGCGATATTATTGGGGATTACAGCTTGTTTAGGGCAGTTTGCGTCGGATGTTTATGCACCGGCCATACCTCATATTGCTGAGCTTTTCGGAGTCAGTGTTAATCTAGCTCAGTTCAGTATGCCTATGTATATGTTGGGGCTATGTAGTTCATTACTAGTGTTTGGCACCCTATCGGAAGCCTATGGTAGGCGTCGCCCATTATTGGTGGGCTTAATGCTGATGCTGCTAGGTAGTTTAGTATGCGCTTTAGCAACTAATATCGAGCTATTGCTTGTAGGGCGAGTACTGCAAGGCATTGGTGCCGGTTCGGGTGCTGCGATGTGGCGGGCGATGTTTCGAGATCGTTTTGATGGGGCAGATCTTGCTAAATATGGTGCATATTTAACGATATTGGTTACATTTGTTATCCCTGCGGCACCGATGCTTGGTGGTTTTATTATGCATTTATTGGGCTGGCGGGCTGTTTTTGCCGCCATTATCTTATATGCACTTACCATGTGGTTGGCTGTTTATTTTCTTATTGATGAAACATCTAATAATTATCATAAAGATCATTTAAATATCCATTATATTATAAAAAGTTACGGTAGTATTTTCAAAAATAGCGTGTTTAGTGGGTATAGCTTTTGTGTTTTTTGTTGTTATGGAGCCTATTTTTCTTGGTTTACCGTTGCGCCTGTTTTATTAATTAAACATGCTCATTTAAGTCCTGCGATGTTTGGTTGGTTATGTTTTTGGGGAGGTGCGGTGGCTTTATTTTTAGGTGGACTCATCGGTGGAAAGTTAGTTAAGCGCTTAGGCAGCGTATTTATGTTGCGCTTGGGGTGGAGCCTTATGCTCATCTCAGGACTGTTTTTGTTAATGAGCTATTTTATCTTAGGCTTAACTGTTAGCTCTAGTGTGATTGCAATGGCTTTATTTTATTTTGGTTCTAGTTTTATTTGGCCAAATACCTTTGCGGGTGCGATGCAGCCTTTTGCTAAAATGGCAGGTTTCGCAGGCAGTTTGTATGCTTTTCTACAGATGGCAGGAGCTGTTGTTGTTGGTGCAGCGGCATCATGGCTTGCAAGTGATACGCCAGTTGCACTGGGTTTGGTTTTTGTCTTCTCGGCACTCCTCGCCTGGACTGTTTTTGAAGTTGTTATTAAACCTCAGTTGGCAGCAGGAGAGGCGGAGTGA
- a CDS encoding Rossmann-fold NAD(P)-binding domain-containing protein: protein MKDQYNILIMRESRPGEHRVGLVPASVAYLIEKGHRIILEAGAGQKAGFPDADYQACGATIRPQAHDRQSMQALMTDIDLILRAKRPNQIRENLENTEITKGTIMVGALDPFEPNSNHVNAYKKQGIIAYSIDQLNVDKDHPMNILSAMSKLAGALAFEDALAKFSGHAKTVMVIGSGSAGISAMDAAVKLGVDVTVFLTNQAVAHSLQAKAVKTVVLEKNNLNTNQKVIAESAKHADIIITTARSSGQKAPVLIPESTLDQLKPGTVVIDLALSEGGNVAGSAHDQTIERDNGVLLVNQSAYPKVTPKEASIAWSDANQHFVDALCDHTMQSVLSVCRIS, encoded by the coding sequence ATGAAAGATCAATATAATATACTAATTATGAGAGAATCTCGACCTGGTGAACATCGTGTCGGACTTGTCCCTGCATCTGTGGCTTATCTTATTGAGAAAGGGCATCGTATTATTTTAGAAGCAGGAGCAGGACAAAAAGCAGGGTTTCCTGACGCTGACTACCAAGCTTGCGGTGCTACAATACGACCTCAGGCACATGACAGGCAATCTATGCAAGCACTAATGACCGATATTGATCTTATTTTACGCGCTAAACGACCAAATCAAATACGTGAAAACTTAGAAAATACAGAAATCACTAAAGGCACGATTATGGTCGGCGCACTTGATCCGTTTGAGCCTAACTCAAATCATGTCAATGCCTATAAAAAGCAAGGGATTATTGCATACAGCATCGACCAGTTAAACGTTGATAAAGATCACCCGATGAATATCCTCTCGGCAATGAGTAAACTTGCCGGGGCATTGGCGTTTGAAGATGCACTCGCTAAGTTTTCTGGTCATGCAAAAACAGTGATGGTTATTGGCTCAGGCTCCGCTGGGATCTCTGCAATGGACGCAGCAGTCAAGCTGGGAGTTGATGTGACGGTTTTCCTGACGAACCAAGCTGTTGCTCACTCACTTCAGGCTAAAGCTGTTAAGACTGTTGTGTTGGAAAAAAATAATCTAAACACCAACCAAAAAGTTATTGCTGAGTCAGCTAAGCATGCGGATATCATTATCACGACTGCACGTAGTTCTGGTCAAAAAGCACCCGTACTGATTCCAGAGTCGACATTAGACCAGCTAAAACCAGGCACTGTTGTCATTGATCTTGCACTGTCAGAAGGTGGCAATGTAGCAGGTAGCGCCCATGACCAAACCATTGAACGTGATAATGGCGTATTGTTAGTTAATCAAAGTGCTTATCCTAAAGTAACCCCGAAAGAAGCGAGCATTGCTTGGAGCGATGCAAATCAACACTTTGTAGATGCTTTGTGTGATCATACCATGCAGTCAGTGCTTAGTGTTTGCCGTATTAGCTAA
- the zapE gene encoding cell division protein ZapE — translation MDILERYQHDLNTGLIHDPAQEVVIQRLARLADQLVNDQESKGFLQRWFFSGEGEPVKGLYIWGSVGRGKTYLMDVFYQHLACDKKKRLHFHRFMQQVHADLKSFKGQSDPLALVASKWAEDTQVLCFDEFFVSDIGDAMILAGLLRGLFENGVSLVATSNIPPERLYEDGLQRASFLPAIHLLEQHCDALELVSNQDYRLRALTEAKMYHIAEPGDHEEVAACFSQLAAHVDTNNTPVEIFGRAIAVMRLAEDTVWFGFKELCDSPRSASDYIELAKQFHTVIMSDVPVFSKNNEDAARRFIHLVDEFYDRKVKLILSAAVDMFSLYRGERLEFEFQRTLSRLQEMQSQEYLTEAHRP, via the coding sequence ATGGATATATTAGAACGTTATCAACATGACTTAAATACAGGATTAATCCATGATCCTGCTCAGGAAGTTGTGATTCAGCGTTTAGCTCGCCTTGCCGATCAGTTGGTAAATGATCAAGAAAGTAAAGGGTTCTTACAGCGCTGGTTCTTTAGTGGTGAAGGTGAGCCGGTGAAAGGGCTTTATATTTGGGGTTCTGTGGGCCGAGGCAAAACCTATTTAATGGATGTGTTTTATCAACACCTCGCCTGTGATAAAAAAAAGCGTTTGCACTTTCATCGGTTTATGCAGCAAGTGCATGCGGATTTAAAGTCTTTTAAAGGACAAAGTGACCCGTTGGCTTTGGTTGCAAGCAAATGGGCAGAAGATACCCAGGTTCTTTGTTTTGACGAATTTTTTGTCTCTGATATCGGCGATGCGATGATACTTGCCGGTTTATTGAGAGGATTATTTGAAAACGGTGTCAGCTTAGTTGCGACGTCTAATATTCCACCTGAGCGTCTTTATGAGGATGGCTTGCAACGGGCCTCGTTTTTGCCGGCCATTCATCTATTAGAACAGCACTGTGATGCTTTAGAGTTAGTGAGTAATCAAGACTATCGGTTAAGGGCATTGACTGAAGCGAAGATGTATCATATTGCAGAGCCGGGCGACCATGAAGAAGTAGCTGCCTGCTTCTCTCAACTCGCAGCCCACGTCGATACCAATAATACACCGGTAGAGATTTTCGGCCGAGCGATAGCCGTGATGCGCCTTGCTGAGGACACGGTTTGGTTTGGTTTTAAAGAGCTATGCGATAGCCCGCGCAGCGCTTCAGACTATATTGAATTAGCCAAGCAATTTCATACGGTGATCATGAGTGATGTGCCCGTTTTTAGCAAAAATAATGAAGATGCGGCCCGACGCTTTATTCATTTGGTGGATGAATTTTATGATCGTAAAGTCAAATTAATTTTATCGGCCGCTGTCGATATGTTTAGTTTATATCGAGGTGAGCGCCTAGAGTTCGAATTTCAACGCACCTTAAGTCGCTTACAAGAAATGCAATCGCAAGAATACCTGACAGAGGCCCACCGGCCTTAA
- a CDS encoding GFA family protein — MSQIQGKCHCGHNEFSVQGAPEFQFVCYCKGCQVLNGGGHLCGVMFDETNLTPSENTRTYSYDGGSGRSIIIHFCPTCSTQLYAYPTEYKGKVVVRANVMNESYEFNPQQNLFTESAFSWDQPKDK; from the coding sequence ATGAGTCAAATACAGGGTAAATGCCACTGTGGTCACAATGAATTTAGTGTGCAAGGCGCGCCTGAATTTCAGTTTGTCTGCTATTGCAAGGGATGCCAAGTATTAAATGGCGGTGGGCATTTATGTGGGGTAATGTTTGATGAAACTAACTTAACACCCTCTGAAAATACACGCACTTATTCATATGATGGCGGCAGTGGTCGCTCGATTATTATACATTTTTGCCCAACATGTTCTACACAACTATATGCTTACCCAACAGAATATAAAGGGAAAGTTGTTGTAAGGGCGAATGTTATGAATGAGAGCTATGAATTTAACCCCCAACAGAATTTATTTACAGAGTCAGCTTTTTCGTGGGATCAACCGAAGGATAAATAA